The window CCCGGGTCTGGTAGGCGATGGCCTCCAGGGCCGCCCGGACGATGTGTTCCTTGCGGGTGCCGCGGGTCATCCCGACGATGGTCCCGCGTGCGCGGCCGTCCCAGTGGGGCGCGCCGAGCCCGGTGAACGCCGGGACGAGGTAGACGCCGTCGGTGGAGTCGACGCTGCGGGCCAGTTCGGCCGTCTGCGCCGCGTTGTTGATGAGGTCGACGTCCTCCAACCACTCGACGGCGGCGCCGGTGATGAAGATCGATCCCTCCAGCGCGTACTGGACTGGCTCGCCCGAGCGCTGGAAGCCGACCGTCGTCAGCAGGCCGTGGTCGGACTCCACTGCCTCCTCGCCGGTGTTGGTCAGGTAAAAGGACCCCGTGCCGTAGGTGTTCTTGGCGTCGCCGCGGTCGAAGCAGGTCTGCCCGAACAGGGCGGCCTGCTGGTCGCCCAGCGCCCCCGCGACGGGGACCTCGGCCCCGAGGAAGCCGTCGGCGTCGGTGGTGCCGTAGTAGTCCTCGTCGGAGGAGGGCCGGACCTCCGGCAGCATCGCCTCCGGGACGTCGAACTCGGCCAGTAGCTCCTCGTCCCACGCCATCTCGTGGATGTCGTACAGCATGGTCCGGGAGGCGTTGGTCACGTCGGTGACGTGGTTCCCGGTCAGGTTGTAGACGAGCCACGAGTCGATGGTGCCCATCAGGAGGTCGCCGGACTCGGCGCGGTCGCGGACGTCCTCGCCCCGCGAGGCGCTCAGCTTCAGCGGCTCGGCGTTGTCCAGCAGCCACTCGACCTTCGTGGCCGAGAAGTAGGCGTCCGCCTCGAGGCCGGTCTTCTCGCGGATCCGCTCGACTTTATCCTCCGCCTGTAGCTGCTCGACGCGGTCCGTGGTCCGGCGGTCCTGCCAGACCAGCGCGTTGTGGACCGGCTTGCCGGTGTCGGCGTCCCAGACCAGCGTCGTCTCGCGCTGGTTGGTGATCCCGATCGCCTCTAGCTGCTCGGCGTCGATGCCGGCGCTGTCGAGGGCGTCGGTCACGACGGCCCTGGTGTTCTCCCAGATCTCGATGGGGTCGTGCTCGACCCAGCCCGGTTCCGGGTAGATCTGTTCGTGTTTCTCGTACGCGTTCGCGACGACCTGGCCCCCGTGGTCGAAGACCATGAACCGGGTGCCGGTCGTCCCCTGATCGATGGCGCCGACGTATGTGTCCGTCATGTGTGCTCCGTGGCGGTCGGCCGTATTATTTACTGCTAATTGCCGACCTACCGTGAATAATACGGAGTACTATCATAAATGTTGTTGTCAGTACGGCCGGCGCCGGTCGATAGCGTCGGGACGGCGACAGGCGGACATACCGGTGTCAGATACGGCCGATTCACCGCCGGAAGGTATCCACGAACGTCCCAGCTGGGCGGCCCTCCGACGGCCGACATCAGGTGCGGTCGCTCTGCCTTCGTCCCAGTCTACGGCCGGTCTGGAGGCGCTGAGTCAAAATTTACCACTGGAATGCACTCGACGGTAAAATAAAGTGACTGGCCGAGCAACGCTTCGGCGATAGATGGCATCGACACCCCACGTCGCCGTCGTCGGGGGCGGGTCGACCGGGGCGGGCATCGCACGGGACCTCGCGATGCGCGGGCTGGACGTCACGCTCGTCGAACAGGGGAACCTGACCCACGGGACGACCGGCCGGATGCACGGCCTGCTCCACAGCGGCGGCCGTTACGCCGTCTCTGATCAGGCCAGCGCCGAGGAGTGCATCGAGGAGAACCGCGTGCTCCGCGACGTCGCCGCCCACTGCGTCGAGGAGACGGGGGGTCTCTTCGTCAAGCGACCCGAGGACTCCGAGGAGTACTTCCGGGAGAAGCTCCGCGGCTGCGAGGCCTGCGGCATCCCCGCGGAGGTGCTGTCGGGTCGGGAGGCCCGCCAGCGCGAACCGTACCTCGCCGCGGACGTCGAGAAGGCCATCGCCGTCCCGGACGGCGCGGTCGACCCCTTCAGGCTGGTCGTCGCCAACGCGGCGAGCGCCCGGCAACACGGCGCCCGGATCGAGACCCACTCGAAGGTGACCGACCTGCTGGTCGAGGGCGGCGAGGTGGTCGGCGTCGCGGTCGAACACGGCGCCAAGAGCGGCGAGCGCGTCCACGGCGTCCAGTCCGGCCGGGAGGAGATCCGCGCCGACCACGTCGTCAACGCGACCGGGGCGTGGGCCGGGCGGGTCGCCGAGATGGCCGGCCTCGACGTCGCCGTGCGGCCCTCGAAGGGCGTCATGACGATCATGAACGTCCGGCAGGTCGACACCGTGGTCAACCGCTGCCGGCCGAAGGGCGACGCCGACATCGTCGTCCCCCACGAGACGACGGCCATCCTGGGGACCACCGACGAGGAGGTGGCGGACCCCGAGGACTACCCCGAGGAGCAGTGGGAGGTCGACCTGGTGATCGACGAGCTCTCGGAGCTGATCCCGATCCTCGCCGAGGCCCGGACGATCCGGTCGTTCTGGGGCGTCCGGCCGCTGTACGAGCCGCCGGACGTGGGCAGCGAGGACCCGACTGACATCACCCGCGACTACTTCCTGCTCGACCACGACGACCGCGACGGCGTCCCCGGGCTGACGAGCATCGTCGGCGGCAAGTTCACCACCTACCGCATGATGGCCGAGGAGATCGCCGACCACCTCTGTGCCCGGTTCGGCGTCGACGCCGACTGCCGGACGGCCGACGTGCCGCTGCCCGGCAGCGAGGACGTCGACCGCCTCCGGGACTACATGGACGAGTTCGGGCTGCGCTCGCCGATCGGCCGCCGCAGCGTCGAGCGGCTGGGCTCCCGCGCCGATCAGGTGCTGCGGACTGACGATCCCAACCCCGTCCTCTGCGACTGCGAGGGCGTCACCCGCGCCGAGGTCCGGGACGCGATGGACGACGTCGGCACCGACCTCAACGCCGTCCGGATCCGCACGCGCGCCTCGATGGGGAACTGCCAGGGCGGGTTCTGCTGTCACCGGCTGGCGGCAGAACTCCACCCCGACCACGGCGAGGCGACGGTCCGGGACTCGTGGGACGACCTGCTGCAGGAGCGCTGGAAGGGCCAGCGCCACGCGCTGTGGGGGCAGCAGCTCTCGCAGGCCATGCTCAACTACGCCCTGCACGCGACGACGCAGAACCGCGACCGCGACCCGGCGGCCGGCGGACCGTCGCCAGACTACGAGGCCTTCGACGACGGGCGCAGGGCGACCGGCGAGACGCGGCCCGACGCCGCGGGGGACGCCGATGGCGATTGAGTCCGACGTCCTCGTGATCGGCGGTGGACTGGCCGGGCTGTCGGCGGCGATCGCCGCGGCCCGCGAGGGCGCGCACGTGCGGCTGGTCTCCTACAAGCAGAGCACGCTCAAACAGGCCTCCGGGCTCGTCGACGTGCTTGGCTACGTCGACGGGGAGCCGGTGGCGGACCCCTTCGAGAGAATGGCCGACCTGCCCGACGACCATCCCTACCGCATCGTCGGCGAATCCGGCGTCCGCGAGGCGCTCGCGCTGTTCGACGAGGTCACCGACTACCGCGGCGGCCACACCGACCGGAACGCGCTGGTCCCGACCCACGGCGGGACGGTCAAGCCGACGGCGCGGTACCCGGCGAGCGCGGCGCCCGGGCTCGCCTCCGACGACCGGGACGCCCTGCTCGTGGGCTTCGAGACGCTCGTCGACTTCGACGCCCCGCTGGCGGCCGACCACATCGAGGCGGCCGGCGTCCCATTCGCGGCCGACGGCGCCACCGTCCGGTTCCCCGGGGACCTCCGGGCCGACGCGAAGGTGACGCGCTACGCGCACCTGCTGGACGAGGACCGCGCCGTCGAGACCGACGGCGGACGACGGCTCCCGGCCCGTGAAGCCCTCGCAGAGCGCGTGCGGCCCCATTTGGACGGCCACGAGCGGGTCGGCTTCCCGGCGGTCCTCGGCGACGACGACCCCGCAGGCGTCCGGGCCGCGCTCTCCAAGGGGCTCGGCGCCGACGTGTTCGAGGTCCCGATGGGGCCGCCGTCGCTGCCGGGCCTGCGCCTGGCGGACCGCCTGTACGAGGCGCTCGACGAGGCCGGCGCGAGCGTCGAGACGGGCGTCCCCGTCGTGGACTACGAGGGCGAGGAGCGCGTCGAGCGCGTGCTCGTCGACCGCAAGGGCGCGGAGGTCCCGTACGCGGCCGACCAGTACGTCCTGGCGACCGGCGGCCTCGTCGGCAAGGGCGTCGAGTCCGACCGCGAGGGCGTGCGCGAACCCGTCTTCGACTGCCGCGTCCCCCAGCCCGCGGACCGGTACGACTGGTTCGAGGACGCCGTCTTCGGCGACCACGCGTTCGCCCGCTTCGGCGTCGACCCGGACGGCGAACTGCGACCGACCGACGAGCGCGGCGACCCCGAGTTCGAGAACGTGCGCGCCGCCGGCAGCGTGCTCGGCGGCCACGACTTCCCCGCCGAGAAGTCCGGCGCCGGCGTGTCGCTGGCGACCGGACGCGCCGCCGGCGTACTGGCGACGGAGGAACTATGAGCGACGAGGAATCCAACGACACGACGGAGCCACTGGCACAGGACGGCGCGGACGACCCCGACGTCGAGACGGACGGCGGCGCGGTCGACCCCGGCGACGGCGTCGGCGGAGACGACGCCGGGTTCGCGCCCGAGGAACCGACCGCCGGCGAGGACTTCGAACCGGTGCAGGTCTTCCCGGACGACGAGACGATGGACCTCCGGCCCGGGGCCGACGACTGCTACAAGTGCTCGACCTGTGACGTCAACTGCCCGGTCGCCGAGGTGGACGACGACTTCCCCGGGCCGAAGTTTCAGGGGCCGGAGCAGTGGCGGCTCAAGCAGAGCGACGAGGAGTACACCGTCGACGAGTCGATCACCTCGTGCTCGAACTGCATGCGCTGCGACGACGCCTGCCCGTCGGGCGTCCCGCTCTCGCAGATGCACAACGAGGCCCGCGGCGAGTACGTCGACGAGGAGATGTCACTCCTCTCCGCGAAATACTGGCGCAACCGCATCCTCGCCAACTACCGGATCTCGGCCAGCATCGCCAGCCTGGCCCCAGGGCTGGCCAACGCCGCGATGAACTTCGGCCCGGCGCGCTGGGTCGTGGAGAAGACGCTGGGCGTCACCAGCGAGCGCGAGTTCCCCGCGTTCGCCGAGCAGACGTTCCGCGAGTGGTGGACCGCCCGCGGCGGCGCGGCCGCCTCCCGGGAGAACGCCCGCGAGGCCCGGGAGCGCCGGGGCGAACCGATCGACGCCGACAAGCGCGTCGCCTACTTCCACGGCTGCTACGCCAACTACAACACGCCCGAGGTGGCGAAGGCGCTGGTCCGCGTCTACGAGCACTTCGGCTACGAACTCGTGGTGCCCGAACAGCGCTGCTCGGGGACGCCGATGTTCGCCAACGGGATGCTGTCGGACGCCCGCCGGGACGCCGAGGTGAACGTCTCCTCGCTGGCCGACCTCGTCGACCGGGGCTACGACGCGGTCTGCTCCTGTACCTCCTGCTCGATGGCCATCCGCCAGGAGTACCCCGAGCTGTTCTCCTTCGAGGGCACCGGCGAGGTGGCCGGCAGCACCTTCGAGGCCCTGGAGTACCTCCGGATCCACGAGGACCTTCGGGGCGACCTGGCCGACGCGAGCGTCGAGGGATTCGACGACCTGGCCTACCACGCGCCCTGCCACGCCCGCAACCAGGGGCTCTCCCGGCAGGCCGTCGAGCTGTTCCGCGAGCTGGACGGCGTGACCGTCGAGGACGTCGGCGACTCCTGCTCGGGTATCTCCGGCACCTACGGCTGGAAGGAAGAGAAGTACGGCGTCTCGATGGAGATCGGCGAGGAGATGTTCGAGCACATGGAGTCCGCCGCGGGCGAGACGGGCCTCACCGAGTGTCCCACCTGCTCGATGCAGATGGAGCACGGCACGGGCTACGAGATCCGGCACCCGCTGGAAGTGGTCGAGGAAGCGCTCGTCGGCGACCGCGCTGGCGCTTGAGCGTCAGTCGCCGCGGACGAACGTGACCGGCGCGGGCGACTCCAGCATGACCTGCTGGGCCGTCGAGCCGAAGACGGCCTTGCCCGTCGGCGAGCGCTTGCGGCCGCCGACGATCACCAGATCGGCCGCCTCATCCTCCGCCATGGAGACGATCTGTTCGCCGTGGTTCCCGACGCGGCCGGCGATCCGGTAGTCGATGCCGACCTCGTCGAGGCTGGCGGCGATGTCCCTGACCGTCGAGTGGCGACGCGCGACCTCGTTCGGCTCGGCCTCCGCGGGGTCGGCGAAGTCCAGCCGCCCGACGGCGCTGTCGTACTCCTCGTCGGTGAACACGTGGACCAGCACGACCGTGGCCCCGGCGGGTCCCGCGATGTCGACGGCCGCGTCGGTCATCGCGTCGATGCGGTCCCTGTCTCCCGGCCCGAGGGCCAGCAAGACGGTGTCTAGTGCCATGTGCTAACGTTTCCGCGGCGGTACAAATGCGTTCGGGGCGACACGACGCCACGGCCGTGAAATCTACGCGCAGCGCGGCGAAATCAAGGGACGCACCGGAATCGAGGAGTGCGGCGGTCAGTCGAGCGACGCTTCCGGCCGCGATGGCACCGGGATCACCCGGTGTTCTTCATGCCGGCGGCGACGCCCTGCACCGTCAGCCGGAGGGTGCGCCGCTCGGTCTCGGTGAGGTGGGACTGGTCGAGCAGGCTGACCTGCAGGAGGTTCAGCGGGTCGACGTAGGGGTTGCGCCGCTCGAGGTTCTCCTCGAGCCAGTCGCGCCGCAGCAGGCTGTCCCGGCCCGTGATCTCCTTCACGAGGTCGACGGTCGCCTCGTACTCCTCGCGGATGCGCGGGAAGATGCGCTCGCGCAGGTCGTCGTCGGCGAGGTCGGCGTACTTCTCGGCGATCTCCATGTCCGTCCGGGCCAGCGCGAGCGACGCGTTGTCGAGCTTCGTCCGGAAGAACGGCCACTCCTCGTACATCTCCCGCAGCGTCTCGACGTCGCCGCCGTCGTCGAGGTACGCCCGGATGCCGGTGGCGATGGAGTACCAGCCGGGGACGATACAGCGGGCCTGCGTCCAGGAGAACACCCACGGGATGGCCCGCAGGTCGTCGACGGAGCGGTCCTCGCTGCGCGAGGCCGGCCGCGAGCCCATGTTGAGGTTCTCGATGACCGTGATCGGCGTCGCCTGCTCGAAGTAGTCGACGAAGCCGTCGGTCTCCAGCAGGTCGACGTACTCCTCGCGGGCGGCCTCCGACGACGTCTCCATGGCCGCCTCCCAGTCGTCGGGGATCTCCTCGACCGGCTCCTGCATCGCCTCGTAGCGGGCCCGCATCTGGGCGTCGAGCATCTGCTCTAAGTTCCGCTCGGCGATGTCGGGGTTGGCGTACTTCTCGGCGATGGTCTCGCCCTGCTCGGTGAACTTGATCTGGCCGGAGACGGTCTCGTTGGGCAGCGCGAGCATGGCGTCGTTCATCGGGCCGCCGCCCCGGGAGATGGAGCCGCCGCGGCCGTGGAACAGGCGCATCTCGACGTCGAAGTCGTCGGTGATGTTGGCCAGCCGCTTCTGGTTCCGGTAGAGGCTCCAGTTCGCGGCGAGGAAGCCGTTCTCCTTGTTGGAGTCGGAGTAGCCCAGCATGATCTCCTGGACGCCGTCGCGGGCCTCCAGGGCCTGCGAGTAGGCCTCGTTCTCGAAGAGCGTGCCCATGATGCGGCGGGCGCCGTCCAGCGCGTACTTCGACTCCAGCAGCGGGACGACGTCGAACCCGCAGTAGCCCGGCAGGTCGACGATGCCGGCCTGGTCGCCGAGGAACAGCACCTCCAGCACGTGCGAGGGCTCCTCACACCAGGAGATGGCGTACGTGTCGATGGCGTTGACGCCGAACTCCTTCTGCCACTCGGCGGCCTTGCGGAACCGGCGGATCACCCGCTCGGCGTCGTCGGAGAGCCCCTCGGTGGCCTCCATGTCGACGATCTGGTCCTCCTGGAGGATGGCGTCGGTCAGCAGCTCGACGCGGCCGGCCTCGTCGCGGTCCTTGTAGTCGATGCCCTCCCGCTCCAGGGCCTCGTCGATGGCGTCGGTGTGCATCGCGCGGTGGTCGCGCAGGTCGAGGCTGGCGAGGTTGAAGCCGAACGTGTCGACCTTGCGCACCAGCGGGTCGACGTGGGCCTCGGCGATGACACCGGCGCCGTTCGCCCGGAGGTCCTCGGCCAGGACGCGGAGGTCCTCGAGGAACTCGTCCTCGCCGTCGTAGCCGCCCGAGCGGACGTCGCCCACGCGCAGCACCGACTCCCGCATGAGCTTGAGCTTCTGGCGGTAGGGCTCGTCGGGGTAGCGCTCCTCGGCCTCGTCGGCGACGCCGGGGAGGTCCTCTTTGTGCTCAGCCAGCCGCTCGTCGAACGTCTCCCCGGTCTCGATGTTGCTGGCGTCCTGGCTCAGGATGCCGGACAGCTCCTTGAGCCGGTCGCGGTACATCGGCAGGACGACCTCCCGCTGGCGCTCCAGCGTCTCCTCGGTCACCTCGGGGGTGACGAAGGGGTTGCCGTCGCGGTCGGAGCCGGCCCACGAGCGGAACTCGTAGAGCGTGGGCACCTCGACGTCCTCGTCGAACTCCGCCTCGACGGCCCGCTCCAGCTCGTCGTACACCTCGTCGATGACGTCGAAGAGGACGTTCTCGAGGTACCACTGGACGTTCAGCGCCTCGTCGGTCACCTCGGGCCGTCGGTCGCGGACCTGCGGGGTCTGCCAGAGGCTGGTGACCTCCGCCTCGAGGTCCCGCTCGACGTGCTCCTGCTCGCGGTCGGTGAGCCGGACCTCGTCGAGCGTCTCGAGGTCGTGGGCGACGTTCCGGAGCTTGGCCTTGACCGTCTTCCGGCGGGCCTCGGTCGGGTGCGCCGTGAACGTCGGCTGGATGAGGACGTCCTCGAGGACGGCCTGGATCGTCCGGGCGTCGGCGCCCGCCTCGGAGAGCTTCCGGACGGCGTCGGCGACGCTGTCCTCCAGCGTCCCGTCCTGGGTCCCCTCGCGGATCTCGCGGACCCGCTCGCGCTCCTCGGCGAGGTTGATCAGCTCGAAGTAGGTCGTGAACGCCCGGGCCACGATGTCCTGCATCTCGGGGTCCAGGCGCGCGACCGTCTGCTCGACGTCCTCCCGGGAGTCGGCGTCCCCCCGGCGATACTCGATCGACGACGTCCGAATCTGTTCGACAATATCGAACGCTTCGGTCGAGCACTGCGCCTCGACGATGTCGCCGACCAGTTCTCCGAGCTCTCGTACGTCCTGATTGATCTCCCTGGCGTGCAAAGTCATTACATACCCCTCCCGAGTGGAGGGGTAAAACTTTAGCGAAACCGAGAATTCCTGTCGATCAATCTGGCATTTTTCTGCACGGAAGTTCGGACGAGATTTTGGGTGCCAGGCTATCGGACGCCCGTCTCGCGGAATCCGGGAGTCCACAGTTCGTGGTTCGTGGACAGGCGTTCAGTATAGACGAATATCTGTGGTGCGACGCCCCTCGGATCCGGGATCGCCGACTCGCCTGCGCCGGTCAGAGGTAGGCCGCGTCCCACTGGTCGGCGAGGTGCTTGTTCCCGCACTCCTTGCACTCCAGGCGACCCAGCGAGTCGGATCCGATCTCGACGCTCCCGCAGTTCGAGCAGACGTACCCGTAGGCCTCCTCGTCCGACGGGTCCTCGAAGGTCCGGAAGAAGGGCCCGTCCGTCCCCGGCACGTCGTCGTCCGCGTCGACGGTCAGCTCCCGGCCGTCCATCGTGACCGTGTCGGGGACGTCGACCGGTTCGTCCCCGCCGAGGGGGGC of the Halomicrobium salinisoli genome contains:
- a CDS encoding anaerobic glycerol-3-phosphate dehydrogenase subunit C produces the protein MSDEESNDTTEPLAQDGADDPDVETDGGAVDPGDGVGGDDAGFAPEEPTAGEDFEPVQVFPDDETMDLRPGADDCYKCSTCDVNCPVAEVDDDFPGPKFQGPEQWRLKQSDEEYTVDESITSCSNCMRCDDACPSGVPLSQMHNEARGEYVDEEMSLLSAKYWRNRILANYRISASIASLAPGLANAAMNFGPARWVVEKTLGVTSEREFPAFAEQTFREWWTARGGAAASRENAREARERRGEPIDADKRVAYFHGCYANYNTPEVAKALVRVYEHFGYELVVPEQRCSGTPMFANGMLSDARRDAEVNVSSLADLVDRGYDAVCSCTSCSMAIRQEYPELFSFEGTGEVAGSTFEALEYLRIHEDLRGDLADASVEGFDDLAYHAPCHARNQGLSRQAVELFRELDGVTVEDVGDSCSGISGTYGWKEEKYGVSMEIGEEMFEHMESAAGETGLTECPTCSMQMEHGTGYEIRHPLEVVEEALVGDRAGA
- the glpK gene encoding glycerol kinase GlpK; protein product: MTDTYVGAIDQGTTGTRFMVFDHGGQVVANAYEKHEQIYPEPGWVEHDPIEIWENTRAVVTDALDSAGIDAEQLEAIGITNQRETTLVWDADTGKPVHNALVWQDRRTTDRVEQLQAEDKVERIREKTGLEADAYFSATKVEWLLDNAEPLKLSASRGEDVRDRAESGDLLMGTIDSWLVYNLTGNHVTDVTNASRTMLYDIHEMAWDEELLAEFDVPEAMLPEVRPSSDEDYYGTTDADGFLGAEVPVAGALGDQQAALFGQTCFDRGDAKNTYGTGSFYLTNTGEEAVESDHGLLTTVGFQRSGEPVQYALEGSIFITGAAVEWLEDVDLINNAAQTAELARSVDSTDGVYLVPAFTGLGAPHWDGRARGTIVGMTRGTRKEHIVRAALEAIAYQTRDVAEAMEADAGVETTELRVDGGAVKNDFLCQLQADILQTKIVRPEVDETTALGSAYAAGLAVGYWETVDELRDNWQVDREFTPERDAAEVDARYERWGEAVDRARDWAREE
- a CDS encoding universal stress protein, coding for MALDTVLLALGPGDRDRIDAMTDAAVDIAGPAGATVVLVHVFTDEEYDSAVGRLDFADPAEAEPNEVARRHSTVRDIAASLDEVGIDYRIAGRVGNHGEQIVSMAEDEAADLVIVGGRKRSPTGKAVFGSTAQQVMLESPAPVTFVRGD
- the ppc gene encoding phosphoenolpyruvate carboxylase; this encodes MTLHAREINQDVRELGELVGDIVEAQCSTEAFDIVEQIRTSSIEYRRGDADSREDVEQTVARLDPEMQDIVARAFTTYFELINLAEERERVREIREGTQDGTLEDSVADAVRKLSEAGADARTIQAVLEDVLIQPTFTAHPTEARRKTVKAKLRNVAHDLETLDEVRLTDREQEHVERDLEAEVTSLWQTPQVRDRRPEVTDEALNVQWYLENVLFDVIDEVYDELERAVEAEFDEDVEVPTLYEFRSWAGSDRDGNPFVTPEVTEETLERQREVVLPMYRDRLKELSGILSQDASNIETGETFDERLAEHKEDLPGVADEAEERYPDEPYRQKLKLMRESVLRVGDVRSGGYDGEDEFLEDLRVLAEDLRANGAGVIAEAHVDPLVRKVDTFGFNLASLDLRDHRAMHTDAIDEALEREGIDYKDRDEAGRVELLTDAILQEDQIVDMEATEGLSDDAERVIRRFRKAAEWQKEFGVNAIDTYAISWCEEPSHVLEVLFLGDQAGIVDLPGYCGFDVVPLLESKYALDGARRIMGTLFENEAYSQALEARDGVQEIMLGYSDSNKENGFLAANWSLYRNQKRLANITDDFDVEMRLFHGRGGSISRGGGPMNDAMLALPNETVSGQIKFTEQGETIAEKYANPDIAERNLEQMLDAQMRARYEAMQEPVEEIPDDWEAAMETSSEAAREEYVDLLETDGFVDYFEQATPITVIENLNMGSRPASRSEDRSVDDLRAIPWVFSWTQARCIVPGWYSIATGIRAYLDDGGDVETLREMYEEWPFFRTKLDNASLALARTDMEIAEKYADLADDDLRERIFPRIREEYEATVDLVKEITGRDSLLRRDWLEENLERRNPYVDPLNLLQVSLLDQSHLTETERRTLRLTVQGVAAGMKNTG
- the glpA gene encoding anaerobic glycerol-3-phosphate dehydrogenase subunit GlpA; the protein is MASTPHVAVVGGGSTGAGIARDLAMRGLDVTLVEQGNLTHGTTGRMHGLLHSGGRYAVSDQASAEECIEENRVLRDVAAHCVEETGGLFVKRPEDSEEYFREKLRGCEACGIPAEVLSGREARQREPYLAADVEKAIAVPDGAVDPFRLVVANAASARQHGARIETHSKVTDLLVEGGEVVGVAVEHGAKSGERVHGVQSGREEIRADHVVNATGAWAGRVAEMAGLDVAVRPSKGVMTIMNVRQVDTVVNRCRPKGDADIVVPHETTAILGTTDEEVADPEDYPEEQWEVDLVIDELSELIPILAEARTIRSFWGVRPLYEPPDVGSEDPTDITRDYFLLDHDDRDGVPGLTSIVGGKFTTYRMMAEEIADHLCARFGVDADCRTADVPLPGSEDVDRLRDYMDEFGLRSPIGRRSVERLGSRADQVLRTDDPNPVLCDCEGVTRAEVRDAMDDVGTDLNAVRIRTRASMGNCQGGFCCHRLAAELHPDHGEATVRDSWDDLLQERWKGQRHALWGQQLSQAMLNYALHATTQNRDRDPAAGGPSPDYEAFDDGRRATGETRPDAAGDADGD
- the glpB gene encoding glycerol-3-phosphate dehydrogenase subunit GlpB; this translates as MAIESDVLVIGGGLAGLSAAIAAAREGAHVRLVSYKQSTLKQASGLVDVLGYVDGEPVADPFERMADLPDDHPYRIVGESGVREALALFDEVTDYRGGHTDRNALVPTHGGTVKPTARYPASAAPGLASDDRDALLVGFETLVDFDAPLAADHIEAAGVPFAADGATVRFPGDLRADAKVTRYAHLLDEDRAVETDGGRRLPAREALAERVRPHLDGHERVGFPAVLGDDDPAGVRAALSKGLGADVFEVPMGPPSLPGLRLADRLYEALDEAGASVETGVPVVDYEGEERVERVLVDRKGAEVPYAADQYVLATGGLVGKGVESDREGVREPVFDCRVPQPADRYDWFEDAVFGDHAFARFGVDPDGELRPTDERGDPEFENVRAAGSVLGGHDFPAEKSGAGVSLATGRAAGVLATEEL